A DNA window from Sphingomonas changnyeongensis contains the following coding sequences:
- a CDS encoding D-alanine--D-alanine ligase family protein, with the protein MTDIIRPTAIPDAARARLRVMFIAKHAKWGGGLHPEDGNHALYHVEVRTILEELGLNLLLADSYDALFQNPGVDFVFPLLNRGGFLNSEMLLPLLCTRLGIPYLGASPILRGLSDDKHLTKLAVRARGVPTAPWAIFRRGAPVTEAGVPMAERMVIKPNASSASWGVMDAHDWPGVVRAVAEIHDMGHDAILEPFLNGSDVEVPVITIGDPVIMPMMLFEQADPSHLRTYYEKRDLVDRAQKYQLVDFDDSRLMPQIADYTRRIMGEFVPFDYGRYEFRVNPETGEVNFLEVNLNCNLWSEKVFGRSARRAGLTQAQLIETILAESMKRHGLF; encoded by the coding sequence ATGACCGATATCATCCGTCCGACCGCCATTCCCGATGCGGCGCGCGCGCGCCTCAGGGTGATGTTCATCGCCAAGCACGCCAAATGGGGCGGCGGGCTGCATCCCGAAGACGGGAACCATGCGCTCTATCATGTCGAGGTCCGCACGATCCTTGAGGAGCTGGGCCTCAACCTGCTGCTTGCCGACAGCTATGACGCGCTGTTCCAGAATCCGGGCGTGGATTTCGTGTTCCCGCTGCTCAACCGGGGCGGGTTCCTGAACTCGGAAATGCTGCTGCCCCTGCTGTGCACCAGGCTCGGCATTCCCTATCTGGGCGCCTCGCCGATCCTGCGCGGCCTGTCGGACGACAAGCACCTGACCAAGCTGGCGGTGCGCGCGCGCGGCGTGCCGACCGCGCCCTGGGCGATCTTCCGGCGCGGCGCGCCCGTGACCGAGGCCGGCGTGCCGATGGCCGAACGGATGGTGATCAAGCCCAATGCCTCGTCGGCCAGCTGGGGGGTGATGGACGCGCATGACTGGCCGGGTGTCGTGCGCGCGGTCGCTGAAATCCACGACATGGGCCATGACGCGATCCTTGAGCCGTTTCTGAACGGCTCGGACGTCGAGGTGCCGGTCATCACCATCGGCGATCCGGTGATCATGCCGATGATGCTGTTCGAACAGGCCGATCCCAGCCATCTGCGCACCTATTATGAAAAGCGCGATCTGGTCGACCGGGCGCAGAAATATCAGCTGGTCGATTTCGACGATTCCCGGCTGATGCCGCAGATTGCCGATTACACCCGCCGGATCATGGGCGAGTTCGTGCCGTTCGATTATGGCCGCTACGAATTCCGCGTAAACCCCGAGACCGGGGAGGTCAACTTCCTCGAGGTCAATCTCAACTGCAATCTGTGGTCGGAAAAGGTGTTCGGCCGCTCCGCCCGGCGGGCGGGGCTGACCCAGGCGCAGCTGATCGAAACGATCCTGGCCGAATCGATGAAGCGCCACGGGCTGTTCTGA